The Paracoccus sp. MC1862 genome includes a window with the following:
- a CDS encoding ABC transporter permease, translating into MRLLARRLVSLALALVAASAVIFAVVDLVPGDPAVFVLGTGAQPETIAALREQLGLNLPWPVRYAQWLGGVLTGDLGTSLAYKTPVAGMILDRVRVSLPLAALALALAVTVALPVGMLAAGRRGRVADAVAMGATQIGIALPNFWFAMLLVLVFAVKLRWLPAGGFPGWADPLAALRALILPAVALALPQAAILARVLRSALIETLGQDYIRSARAKGLSRGQVMRRHALRNAMIPVLTILGMQFSFLLAGAIIIENVFYLPGLGRLIFQAITQRDLVVVQSAVLVLVAAVILVTFLVDLAYAAVDPRLRGR; encoded by the coding sequence ATGAGGCTGCTGGCGCGGCGCCTCGTCTCGCTGGCCCTGGCGCTGGTCGCCGCCTCGGCGGTGATCTTCGCGGTGGTGGACCTCGTGCCGGGCGATCCGGCGGTCTTTGTCCTCGGCACCGGCGCGCAGCCTGAAACCATTGCGGCCCTGCGCGAGCAGCTTGGCCTGAACCTGCCATGGCCGGTGCGCTACGCGCAATGGCTGGGGGGCGTGCTGACGGGGGACCTGGGCACCAGCCTCGCCTACAAGACGCCGGTGGCGGGGATGATCCTCGACCGGGTGCGGGTCTCGCTGCCCTTGGCGGCGCTGGCGCTGGCCTTGGCGGTCACGGTGGCGCTGCCGGTGGGGATGCTGGCGGCGGGACGGCGCGGCCGGGTAGCCGACGCGGTAGCGATGGGGGCCACGCAGATCGGCATCGCGCTGCCGAACTTCTGGTTCGCAATGCTGCTGGTGCTCGTCTTCGCGGTGAAGCTGCGCTGGCTTCCGGCGGGGGGCTTCCCCGGCTGGGCCGATCCCCTCGCGGCTCTGCGCGCCCTGATCCTGCCTGCTGTCGCGCTGGCGCTGCCGCAGGCGGCGATCCTTGCCCGCGTGCTGCGCTCGGCGCTGATCGAGACGCTGGGACAGGACTATATCCGCAGCGCGCGGGCCAAGGGTCTCAGCCGCGGGCAGGTCATGCGCCGCCATGCGCTGCGCAACGCGATGATCCCGGTCCTGACGATCCTGGGGATGCAGTTTTCCTTCCTGCTGGCCGGCGCGATCATCATCGAGAATGTCTTCTACCTGCCCGGCCTTGGGCGGCTGATCTTTCAGGCGATCACCCAGCGCGACCTGGTGGTGGTGCAGTCGGCGGTGCTGGTGCTGGTCGCGGCAGTGATCCTTGTCACCTTCCTCGTCGATCTGGCCTATGCCGCCGTGGACCCGAGGCTGCGCGGGCGATGA